A portion of the Paenibacillus sonchi genome contains these proteins:
- a CDS encoding ATPase, T2SS/T4P/T4SS family encodes MTIVKSPISFKQDHIPQVNEPFSLKKQLHKNRKPSNEDFDSYYQRMKEQMDQELRSEDDTYFQINAGALLGEATSVAYFINEIEKYVRKNPFGGAVPSAYSNITEALFQEWKGFGPACHWLSNKDYAESTGLQIIGRKIFYNRNGGFVPYPYDMPSLERVEQLKRSLLRSDGMLQLNKDNPSVEFKIDDPLWPGRFIRIAIWVSPRVWEGYTTISMRRQVVEFLTLDDQAGTGAIPKEAVAMLRAFLKTYRNRIIAGPVESGKSTYANTEVGEQLLAATKCLGLVMIEKHPESTLPHVINGHRIIPIQASNEELMEVGIESLRHDPNIIFMTEMRFNEWEFYLWSGEKGYDGIIGTFHTVDPEDIPYQGAFAVSTRVGGSLKGHLMSALKACEIVYIFGSREDGTKRLMRVSEVYYDAKKNSVFACDLMRYDKEMDSWTYHDQLTPDILQKMNNKNKAATQEFISLLSQLAKKKPMTNPIKESMKSKMVLNEVL; translated from the coding sequence CCCTCAGGTTAATGAACCTTTCTCATTAAAAAAACAATTGCATAAGAATAGAAAGCCTAGTAATGAAGACTTCGATAGTTATTATCAACGGATGAAGGAACAAATGGATCAAGAGTTGCGGAGTGAGGATGATACTTATTTTCAAATAAATGCTGGAGCCCTTCTGGGAGAAGCGACGTCCGTTGCTTATTTCATAAATGAGATTGAAAAATATGTGCGTAAGAATCCGTTCGGCGGCGCAGTGCCCTCAGCTTACTCTAATATTACGGAAGCACTATTCCAAGAATGGAAGGGGTTTGGTCCCGCTTGTCATTGGTTGAGTAATAAAGATTATGCAGAATCAACGGGGCTTCAGATTATTGGAAGAAAAATTTTCTATAATCGAAATGGTGGTTTTGTTCCCTACCCATATGATATGCCTTCTCTGGAGAGAGTTGAACAGTTAAAACGGTCATTGCTGAGAAGTGATGGCATGCTTCAGTTAAATAAAGATAACCCTTCCGTAGAATTTAAGATTGATGACCCCCTTTGGCCAGGGAGATTTATTCGAATAGCAATCTGGGTGAGTCCAAGAGTGTGGGAGGGTTATACAACTATATCGATGCGCCGGCAAGTTGTGGAGTTTCTAACATTAGATGATCAAGCAGGTACCGGTGCAATTCCAAAGGAAGCCGTGGCGATGCTACGCGCATTCTTAAAGACTTACAGAAATCGTATTATTGCTGGACCAGTCGAATCTGGTAAATCGACGTATGCAAATACGGAAGTCGGAGAGCAGCTCCTAGCTGCTACGAAGTGTTTGGGGTTAGTAATGATTGAAAAGCACCCGGAATCAACGTTACCACATGTAATTAATGGACACCGAATTATTCCAATTCAAGCGTCAAATGAAGAACTGATGGAGGTTGGTATCGAATCCCTTCGTCATGATCCAAACATAATTTTTATGACTGAAATGCGTTTTAATGAGTGGGAGTTTTATTTGTGGAGTGGGGAAAAAGGGTACGATGGGATTATTGGAACATTTCATACGGTGGACCCAGAAGACATTCCCTACCAGGGAGCATTTGCAGTATCAACGAGAGTGGGTGGAAGCCTAAAAGGGCATCTCATGTCTGCGTTGAAGGCTTGCGAGATTGTCTATATCTTCGGCAGCCGTGAGGATGGTACCAAAAGATTAATGCGGGTTTCTGAAGTATATTATGATGCAAAGAAAAATTCTGTGTTTGCTTGCGATTTAATGCGTTATGACAAAGAGATGGACAGTTGGACTTATCATGATCAGCTTACTCCAGATATTCTGCAGAAAATGAATAACAAGAATAAAGCTGCTACACAGGAGTTCATATCCCTTTTGAGTCAACTGGCTAAGAAGAAACCCATGACAAACCCAATTAAAGAGAGCATGAAATCAAAGATGGTGTTGAATGAAGTCTTGTAA